A genomic window from Mycobacteriales bacterium includes:
- a CDS encoding methionine synthase: MTGEALRPWQPGAATGIGSLPGDDPREACRLVVGELPDLPHLPELPHRGPGADMVGRSCGLLVDLHVDLQPSGWRVVGRPGVDERRARDLLTRDLDALEEATQGYEGPLKVQVAGPWTLAAALELTRGDKVLADPGAVRDLADSLAEGVRQHLDDVRRRVPGATLLLQLDEPSLPAVLTGSVPTASGFGALRAVDGPDAATLLRRALDAGE; this comes from the coding sequence GTGACCGGTGAGGCCTTGCGACCCTGGCAGCCCGGGGCCGCGACCGGCATCGGGTCACTGCCCGGCGACGACCCCCGCGAGGCGTGCCGGCTGGTCGTCGGCGAGCTGCCCGACCTGCCGCACCTCCCGGAGCTGCCCCACCGCGGTCCAGGCGCCGACATGGTCGGGCGGTCCTGCGGCCTGCTCGTCGACCTGCACGTCGACCTGCAGCCGTCCGGTTGGCGGGTGGTTGGCCGGCCGGGGGTCGACGAGCGGCGCGCCCGCGACCTCCTGACCCGCGACCTTGACGCCCTGGAAGAGGCCACCCAGGGTTACGAGGGCCCGTTGAAGGTCCAGGTCGCCGGGCCCTGGACGCTTGCCGCCGCTCTCGAGCTGACCCGCGGTGACAAGGTGCTGGCCGATCCCGGCGCGGTCCGCGACCTCGCCGACTCGCTGGCGGAGGGGGTCCGGCAGCACCTCGACGACGTCCGCCGCAGGGTGCCGGGCGCCACGTTGCTGCTGCAGCTCGACGAGCCGTCGCTGCCCGCGGTGCTCACCGGCAGCGTGCCCACCGCGAGCGGCTTCGGGGCACTGCGTGCGGTCGACGGGCCCGACGCGGCGACGCTGCTGCGCCGTGCCCTCGACGCCGGCGAGG
- a CDS encoding alkaline phosphatase family protein, giving the protein MLPRVPRRPLLLAGALALIAGLVTPAVARQPAGTALSRLGVGHVWLINVENKSYAETYGGATPTYLNSTLRRQGVLLEQYYGIGHLSLDNYIAQLSGQAPTLLTQSDCQVYVDVVPGVAGPDGQAIGQGCVYPASVKTLPDQLDAVGKTWKGYMEDMGNDPSREPDRCGAPPLDPTNGMRDGTQTATATDQYAARHNPFVYFHSILDRTYGDAPNHATCVTNVVPLTALATDLAKKPADVPNFNLITPNLCDDGHDDPCVGKDVDGGTASGLKAVDLWLQKYIPMIEASRAFQQDGLIIVSGDEAESSDSTSCCNEQSGYDTPLAGGGGITSGSPGPGGGRIGTLVIGHGVKPDSTSTTAYNHYSLLRSLEDLFGVTTGGADGQGHLGYAGATGLVPFGKDVFQAAKGAF; this is encoded by the coding sequence GTGTTGCCACGCGTCCCCCGACGTCCGCTGCTGCTCGCCGGCGCGCTCGCGCTGATCGCCGGCCTGGTCACGCCGGCGGTGGCCCGCCAGCCCGCCGGCACCGCGCTGAGCCGGCTCGGTGTCGGCCACGTCTGGCTCATCAACGTCGAGAACAAGAGCTACGCCGAGACCTACGGCGGCGCGACGCCGACCTACCTCAACTCGACGCTGCGCCGGCAGGGCGTGCTGCTGGAGCAGTACTACGGCATCGGGCACCTGAGCCTCGACAACTACATCGCACAGCTGTCCGGGCAGGCGCCGACGCTCCTGACGCAGAGCGACTGCCAGGTCTACGTCGACGTGGTGCCGGGCGTGGCGGGGCCCGACGGGCAGGCGATCGGGCAGGGCTGCGTCTACCCGGCATCGGTCAAGACACTGCCCGACCAGCTCGACGCGGTCGGCAAGACGTGGAAGGGCTACATGGAGGACATGGGCAACGACCCGTCCCGGGAGCCCGACCGGTGCGGCGCACCGCCGCTCGACCCGACCAACGGCATGCGCGACGGGACGCAGACCGCCACGGCCACCGACCAGTACGCCGCCCGGCACAACCCGTTCGTCTACTTCCACTCGATCCTCGACCGGACCTACGGCGACGCGCCGAACCACGCGACCTGCGTCACCAACGTGGTGCCGCTCACGGCGCTCGCCACCGACCTGGCGAAGAAGCCGGCCGACGTGCCGAACTTCAACCTGATCACCCCGAACCTCTGCGACGACGGCCATGACGACCCCTGCGTCGGCAAGGACGTCGACGGGGGCACGGCCAGCGGTCTGAAGGCCGTCGACCTGTGGCTGCAGAAGTACATCCCGATGATCGAGGCGTCCCGGGCCTTCCAGCAGGACGGCTTGATCATCGTCAGCGGCGACGAGGCGGAGAGCAGCGACTCGACGTCCTGCTGCAACGAGCAGTCCGGCTACGACACCCCGCTCGCGGGCGGCGGCGGGATCACCTCCGGCAGCCCCGGCCCCGGCGGCGGCCGCATCGGCACCCTGGTCATCGGTCACGGGGTGAAGCCCGACTCCACCAGCACCACGGCCTACAACCACTACTCGCTGCTGCGCAGCCTCGAGGATCTCTTCGGCGTCACGACCGGCGGGGCCGACGGGCAGGGTCACCTCGGCTACGCGGGCGCGACCGGGCTGGTCCCGTTCGGCAAGGACGTGTTCCAGGCAGCGAAGGGAGCGTTCTGA